A genomic stretch from Engraulis encrasicolus isolate BLACKSEA-1 chromosome 12, IST_EnEncr_1.0, whole genome shotgun sequence includes:
- the LOC134459669 gene encoding serine/arginine-rich splicing factor 9-like, whose product MMDGRIYVGNLPMDVQERDIEDLFYNYGKIRDIELKNIRGTIPFAFVHFEDPRDVEDAVYGMNGYGFGDRKLRVEYPCSSGSKFSGPMMGGEPRGRFGPPSRRSKFRVIVTGLPPTGSWQDLKDHMREAGDVCFADVQRDGEGEGEGVVEFLRREDMDYALRLLDGTEFRSHQGETAYIRVMEERGSSWGRCRCRTRSRSSGCYSPPYQSSSRPSPPPRYNSPPRRMSRHCPPSRRLYSQHQSPPPRHYR is encoded by the coding sequence ATGATGGACGGGAGGATTTACGTGGGGAACCTACCCATGGACGTGCAGGAGAGGGACATTGAGGACCTCTTCTACAACTATGGAAAAATCCGAGATATCGAGTTGAAGAACATCAGAGGCACCATCCCCTTTGCCTTTGTGCACTTTGAGGACCCACGGGATGTGGAGGACGCCGTCTATGGAATGAATGGATATGGATTTGGAGACCGTAAGCTGCGTGTGGAATACCCCTGCTCGTCCGGATCCAAGTTTAGTGGACCCATGATGGGAGGGGAACCAAGAGGACGGTTCGGACCCCCATCTCGGAGGTCCAAGTTCCGGGTGATAGTGACTGGTCTTCCTCCTACAGGCAGCTGGCAGGACCTGAAAGACCACATGCGTGAGGCCGGAGACGTGTGCTTCGCAGATGTGCAGCGTGACggcgagggggagggagagggcgtGGTGGAGTTTCTGCGAAGGGAAGACATGGACTACGCCCTGAGGCTCCTCGACGGGACAGAGTTCCGCTCTCACCAGGGTGAGACTGCCTATATCCGCGTGATGGAGGAAAGGGGGTCCAGCTGGGGCCGGTGCCGGTGCCGCACCCGCTCCAGATCCAGCGGGTGCTACTCTCCCCCTTACCAAAGCAGCAGTCGCCCGTCCCCCCCTCCACGCTACAACTCGCCCCCACGCCGCATGTCCCGCCATTGCCCCCCCAGCCGCCGGCTCTACTCACAGCACCAGAGCCCCCCGCCGCGCCACTACCGGTAA